Proteins encoded in a region of the Methylobacterium radiotolerans JCM 2831 genome:
- a CDS encoding DUF4132 domain-containing protein, with amino-acid sequence MERYELVEGSAAKFWEVGVSGPTLTVRFGRLGTQGQSKDKTCADAAAAVKEKDKLVREKTAKGYVRADGAAPAPAPAPAPAPAAARKPGAARASGPAAETVVETAAAGAVVPAVAPPAESPPAPAAPAEPVQPPAPAAVFEAVPLPTRLRPGPRPDAAEAWRAVAAPLAAALGDAEAARLAGAPPDRDGLAAWLDAVVDAAEARRQGNPSRAATGDAVLRRALEAVLRYAVSEGGTEAVARLADRRRPTAKTPRAYQRLAWAEPLHLALRAALVHAPESDYDAAVAFLNARIAEDHDWPAACAFAFILADDRAAPHPLQPVAVIEAAASAGIDVTADTVYLPLLADAPPEAVAAWRAKRSYHLYFVYCALDAAEAAATLVAVARAAGQPALPALDWLLHYALDEERRTVALAILSTGEAGALPALLPHLHEKPVAAALDAALAADPAAILPRCLAALAGSRSEPALRARANRALEAHGIDRVRGWLAASGGRGAGILDALAEARAVPLAEPAAWPRVLRAPPWRAKARTRDDLVLALAPLSTPFAHAVPEVAPSYWRTRNAVTLDGPEALRAFVAAAELAHPTQGWSRIPPPLSEPPRDDPPALIAWVAARVAQIDGTCHYWSNSPYHQLVGSLERQPEPLALALWAQPRVVTGCFHVSQWPEIVGAMLARFGAGAVPGLVGLVEADPVGLLPAVAAVDDARLAAPAARALTKLKKAREPALAWLRRHRETALTRLLPDAVGRSGALRDAAEHALRVLSQDRPDGRAAVAAVAARYADQAPEVTEAVAQVLDRDPLARVPAKVGRPPAWIVPSMLTRPRLRDGTALPDAAILTLCEMLSFTNPDAVYAGVPMVREACTEASLAAFAWDLFSTWIAAGTPSKDGWALRALGWFGTDATARDLTRLIRRWPGEAAHARAVTGLDVLVDIGTDVALMNLNGIAEKLKFKGLQEKARQKIAQLAEARGLTPEELADRLAPDLDLDARGGLDLDFGPRGFRVGFDETLKPWVRDAAGQRLKDLPKPAKADEPAKAAAAVARWSALKKDARAVASLQVARLEAMLAGARRVQPTVFGPCFAAHPLVRHLAQRLVWATFADADPRTGPGLTFRVAEDLTFTDADDAPLDLDLTGAAPGLIGLAHPLQLEAGALAAWGALFGDYEIVQPFPQLARETYAFTEAEAAAATTDRFAGTVVEANRLRGMAARGWPLGAPQDAGVVWWIERAVTFPGGAAGQASLTFSEGLFTGAVEFEDREQTLGELTLGSPWSSRTDPGQRTFGELAPVTASELLRGPSLLAGTRLR; translated from the coding sequence ATGGAACGCTACGAGCTGGTCGAGGGCAGCGCGGCCAAGTTCTGGGAGGTCGGCGTCTCCGGCCCGACGCTCACCGTCCGCTTCGGGCGCCTCGGCACCCAGGGCCAGAGCAAGGACAAGACCTGCGCCGACGCGGCCGCGGCCGTGAAGGAGAAGGACAAGCTCGTCCGCGAGAAGACCGCCAAGGGTTACGTCCGCGCCGACGGGGCGGCCCCCGCCCCGGCCCCCGCCCCGGCCCCCGCCCCGGCCGCGGCCCGGAAGCCCGGTGCGGCGCGGGCGTCCGGACCGGCTGCCGAGACGGTTGTCGAGACAGCCGCGGCGGGAGCCGTCGTGCCGGCCGTCGCGCCGCCGGCCGAGTCCCCGCCGGCCCCGGCCGCCCCGGCGGAGCCCGTCCAGCCCCCCGCCCCGGCCGCGGTCTTCGAGGCGGTGCCGCTGCCGACCCGCCTGCGCCCCGGTCCGCGCCCGGACGCGGCGGAGGCGTGGCGGGCGGTCGCGGCGCCGCTGGCGGCCGCGCTCGGCGACGCCGAGGCCGCGCGCCTCGCCGGAGCGCCGCCCGACCGGGACGGCCTGGCCGCTTGGCTCGACGCGGTCGTCGACGCCGCGGAGGCGCGCCGCCAGGGGAATCCGTCCCGGGCCGCCACCGGCGACGCCGTCCTGCGGCGGGCGCTGGAGGCGGTCCTGCGCTACGCCGTGTCCGAGGGCGGGACGGAGGCCGTCGCCCGGCTGGCCGACCGGCGGCGCCCGACCGCGAAGACGCCGCGCGCCTACCAGCGCCTAGCCTGGGCGGAGCCGCTCCACCTCGCCCTGCGGGCCGCCCTCGTGCACGCGCCGGAGTCCGATTACGACGCCGCGGTGGCGTTCCTGAACGCGCGGATCGCCGAGGACCACGACTGGCCGGCGGCCTGCGCCTTCGCGTTCATCCTGGCCGACGACCGGGCCGCCCCGCACCCGCTCCAGCCCGTCGCGGTGATCGAGGCCGCCGCGTCGGCGGGGATCGACGTGACGGCCGACACGGTCTACCTGCCGCTCCTGGCCGACGCCCCGCCGGAAGCGGTCGCGGCCTGGCGCGCCAAGCGCAGCTACCACCTCTACTTCGTCTACTGCGCCCTCGACGCGGCCGAGGCGGCCGCGACCCTCGTGGCGGTGGCCCGCGCCGCCGGGCAGCCGGCCCTGCCGGCCCTCGACTGGCTGCTGCACTACGCCCTCGACGAGGAGCGCCGCACGGTCGCCCTGGCGATCCTGTCGACGGGCGAGGCCGGGGCGCTCCCGGCCCTCTTGCCCCATCTCCACGAGAAGCCCGTCGCGGCGGCCCTCGACGCGGCGCTGGCGGCGGACCCCGCCGCGATCCTGCCCCGCTGCCTCGCGGCCCTCGCGGGCAGCCGGTCCGAGCCCGCCCTGCGCGCCCGGGCGAACCGGGCGCTCGAGGCCCACGGGATCGACCGGGTCCGCGGCTGGCTGGCGGCGTCGGGCGGGCGCGGAGCCGGCATCCTCGATGCCCTGGCCGAGGCCCGCGCGGTGCCCCTCGCGGAGCCCGCCGCCTGGCCGCGGGTGCTGCGCGCGCCGCCCTGGCGGGCCAAGGCCCGGACCCGGGACGACCTCGTCCTCGCCCTCGCGCCGCTGTCGACGCCGTTCGCGCACGCGGTGCCGGAGGTCGCGCCGAGCTACTGGCGCACGCGGAACGCCGTCACCCTCGACGGCCCGGAGGCTCTGCGGGCCTTCGTGGCGGCCGCGGAACTCGCCCACCCGACGCAGGGCTGGAGCCGGATCCCGCCCCCGCTCTCCGAGCCGCCGCGCGACGACCCGCCGGCCCTGATCGCCTGGGTCGCCGCCCGCGTCGCCCAGATCGACGGGACCTGCCATTACTGGTCGAACTCGCCCTATCACCAGCTCGTCGGCAGCCTGGAGCGTCAGCCCGAGCCCCTGGCGCTCGCCCTGTGGGCGCAGCCCCGCGTCGTGACCGGATGCTTCCACGTCTCGCAATGGCCGGAGATCGTGGGGGCGATGCTGGCGCGGTTCGGCGCGGGGGCGGTGCCGGGCCTCGTCGGGCTGGTCGAGGCCGATCCGGTCGGGCTGCTGCCGGCGGTCGCGGCGGTGGACGATGCCCGCCTCGCCGCGCCCGCCGCCCGCGCCCTCACCAAGCTCAAGAAGGCCCGCGAGCCGGCCCTGGCGTGGCTCCGCCGCCACCGCGAGACCGCCCTCACCCGCCTGCTGCCCGACGCCGTCGGCCGGTCCGGGGCGCTGCGCGACGCCGCCGAGCACGCCCTGCGGGTCCTGTCGCAGGATCGGCCGGACGGCCGCGCCGCCGTCGCGGCCGTGGCGGCGCGCTACGCCGACCAAGCGCCGGAGGTGACCGAGGCGGTCGCGCAGGTGCTCGACCGCGATCCCCTCGCCCGCGTCCCCGCCAAGGTCGGCAGGCCGCCCGCCTGGATCGTGCCGTCCATGCTGACCCGGCCGCGGCTGCGGGACGGGACCGCCCTGCCGGACGCCGCGATCCTGACCCTCTGCGAGATGCTGTCCTTCACCAACCCGGACGCCGTCTACGCCGGCGTGCCGATGGTGCGCGAGGCCTGCACCGAGGCGAGTCTCGCGGCCTTCGCGTGGGACCTGTTCTCCACCTGGATCGCCGCCGGGACGCCGTCCAAGGACGGCTGGGCCCTGCGCGCGCTGGGCTGGTTCGGTACCGACGCCACGGCGCGCGACCTGACTCGGCTGATCCGCCGCTGGCCCGGCGAGGCCGCCCATGCCCGCGCGGTCACCGGCCTCGACGTGCTGGTCGACATCGGCACCGACGTGGCGCTGATGAACCTCAACGGCATCGCCGAGAAGCTGAAGTTCAAGGGGCTCCAGGAGAAGGCCCGGCAGAAGATCGCCCAGCTCGCGGAGGCCCGCGGCCTCACTCCCGAGGAGCTGGCCGACCGGCTCGCCCCCGACCTCGACCTCGACGCCCGCGGCGGCCTCGACCTCGATTTCGGCCCTCGCGGGTTCCGGGTCGGGTTCGACGAGACCCTGAAGCCCTGGGTGCGCGATGCTGCCGGCCAGAGGCTCAAGGACCTGCCCAAGCCCGCCAAGGCCGACGAGCCCGCCAAGGCCGCGGCGGCGGTGGCCCGCTGGAGCGCCCTGAAGAAGGACGCGCGGGCCGTGGCGAGCCTGCAGGTGGCCCGCCTGGAGGCGATGCTCGCCGGCGCCCGCCGGGTCCAGCCGACGGTGTTCGGCCCCTGCTTCGCCGCCCACCCGCTCGTGCGCCACCTCGCCCAGCGCCTCGTCTGGGCCACCTTCGCGGATGCCGACCCGCGGACCGGCCCGGGCCTGACCTTCCGGGTGGCCGAGGACCTGACCTTCACGGATGCCGACGACGCGCCGCTCGACCTCGACCTGACCGGAGCGGCCCCCGGCCTGATCGGCCTCGCCCATCCCCTGCAGCTCGAAGCCGGGGCGCTGGCCGCCTGGGGGGCGCTGTTCGGCGATTACGAGATCGTCCAGCCCTTCCCGCAGCTCGCCCGCGAGACCTACGCCTTCACGGAGGCCGAGGCGGCCGCCGCCACGACCGACCGCTTCGCCGGGACCGTGGTGGAGGCCAACCGCCTGCGCGGGATGGCCGCAAGGGGCTGGCCCCTCGGGGCGCCCCAGGATGCCGGGGTGGTGTGGTGGATCGAGCGCGCCGTCACCTTCCCCGGGGGCGCCGCCGGCCAGGCGTCGCTGACCTTCTCGGAGGGCCTGTTCACCGGCGCGGTGGAGTTCGAGGACCGGGAGCAGACCCTCGGCGAACTGACCCTCGGCTCGCCCTGGAGCAGCCGGACGGATCCGGGCCAGCGGACCTTCGGGGAGCTCGCGCCCGTGACGGCGAGCGAGCTCCTGCGCGGGCCGAGCCTCCTCGCCGGGACGCGGCTGCGGTGA
- a CDS encoding VWA domain-containing protein produces MSLDPVTRWRLILGEAADSACAGAGCALSGEAAAMDQALDWLYGRDAEGAARGERRQGGREGSRLTVPGWINAVHTLFPRETIERLERDAIELYAIDDVVTNPEVLARVEPNETLLKAVLRTKHLMAPDVLVMARKLVQAVVRQLMERLARDLAVAFSGVLDRRRHTRLPGARDLDLNRTIRDNLRHYDPESRRITVERLHFFARNRRQMRPWQVILLVDQSGSMLDSVIHASVMAACLWKLPGIRTHLVAFDTAVVDLTRDCDDACELLMKVQLGGGTDIGGALRYAAGLIAAPERAIVVLVSDFYEGASEAALVEQVRALSGQRTRVLGLAALDSEARPAYDRAMAQRLVAAGAEIGAMTPGELAGWLAAAIRA; encoded by the coding sequence GTGAGCCTCGACCCGGTCACGCGCTGGCGGCTCATCCTCGGCGAGGCGGCGGACTCGGCCTGCGCGGGGGCCGGCTGCGCCCTCTCGGGGGAGGCGGCCGCCATGGATCAGGCGCTCGACTGGCTCTACGGCCGCGACGCCGAGGGCGCGGCGCGGGGAGAGCGGCGCCAGGGCGGCCGCGAGGGCTCGAGGCTGACGGTGCCGGGCTGGATCAACGCGGTCCACACGCTCTTCCCCCGCGAGACGATCGAGCGGCTGGAGCGCGACGCGATCGAGCTCTACGCCATCGACGACGTGGTCACGAATCCCGAAGTGCTGGCCCGGGTCGAGCCGAACGAGACGCTGCTGAAGGCGGTCCTGCGCACCAAGCACCTGATGGCGCCCGACGTGCTGGTGATGGCCCGCAAGCTCGTCCAGGCGGTGGTGCGGCAGCTGATGGAGCGGCTGGCCCGGGACCTCGCGGTGGCGTTCTCGGGAGTGCTCGACCGGCGGCGGCACACGCGCCTGCCCGGCGCCCGCGACCTCGACCTGAACCGGACGATCCGCGACAACCTGCGCCACTACGATCCCGAGAGCCGGCGGATCACCGTCGAGCGGCTGCACTTCTTCGCCCGGAACCGGCGGCAGATGCGGCCGTGGCAGGTGATCCTGCTCGTCGACCAGAGCGGGTCGATGCTCGATTCGGTGATCCACGCCTCGGTGATGGCCGCCTGCCTGTGGAAGCTTCCCGGCATCCGCACACACCTCGTCGCCTTCGACACCGCGGTGGTGGACCTGACCCGCGACTGCGACGACGCCTGCGAGCTGCTCATGAAGGTGCAGCTCGGCGGCGGCACCGACATCGGCGGCGCCCTGCGCTACGCGGCCGGCCTGATCGCGGCGCCGGAGCGGGCGATCGTGGTGCTGGTCTCCGACTTCTACGAGGGCGCGAGCGAGGCCGCGCTGGTCGAGCAGGTGCGGGCGCTCTCCGGCCAGCGGACCCGCGTGCTCGGGCTCGCGGCCCTCGATTCGGAGGCGCGGCCGGCCTACGACCGGGCGATGGCGCAGCGGCTCGTGGCGGCCGGCGCCGAGATCGGCGCGATGACGCCCGGCGAGCTCGCCGGCTGGCTCGCCGCCGCGATCCGGGCCTGA
- a CDS encoding SWIM zinc finger family protein, with protein MNFVHRYLGESRAVSDADATRLGFVPDTLREPTYFAGTVARHLPFREAISALHHVVVSDLRFAPKDRTAYFAWLQAHEQELLAEALAEKDSLRAEIEALRAESRDIAARSDAVMRPFYDARKRYFDHLYRENLDAWIVLDPVITVHPDEIFFEAFSLDESSYGRLSCDHDTFARIGDMACGTTNIDYSHALYDEFQKIRSYRDTELAIDPTGFAVQTSGEAAYREDKIELPDSWMRGFLQVSSAMAQPAHVVDLHPVDMHAILTRLAARRERHGPRSLRFLLEPDRPVSVLIEPWNERLTFRRSIYRGGEAAEIRLWGRRRLAILARTLPLARSVRLHLLGTGLPSFAVVDFGGLRFTLGLSGWTANDWSRAGQFDLLAPRAEVDAGTAARVFAALRRHHAAGTGPLAAETGLDRATVEAALGGYVQAGRAMFDLDKRVYRLRELTREPLAPGALRFASEQEAKADRFLAAGLVTLGPVEPAGDRRRLSGTVLDDGRSLTPAVELDLDDRMVGGTCQCGFYTHNRLTRGPCEHMLAVRRFFHAQVEGMPARWQA; from the coding sequence ATGAACTTCGTCCATCGCTACCTCGGCGAGAGCCGGGCCGTCTCGGACGCGGACGCGACCCGGCTCGGCTTCGTCCCCGACACCTTGCGCGAGCCGACCTACTTCGCCGGGACCGTGGCGCGGCACCTGCCGTTCCGGGAGGCGATCTCGGCCCTGCACCACGTCGTCGTGTCGGACCTGCGCTTCGCGCCGAAGGACCGCACCGCCTACTTCGCGTGGCTCCAGGCCCACGAGCAGGAGCTCCTGGCCGAGGCCCTCGCCGAGAAGGACAGCCTGCGCGCCGAGATCGAGGCGCTGCGCGCCGAGAGCCGGGACATCGCGGCCCGCTCCGACGCCGTGATGCGGCCGTTCTACGACGCGCGGAAGCGGTACTTCGACCACCTCTACCGGGAGAACCTCGACGCCTGGATCGTGCTGGACCCGGTCATCACGGTCCATCCGGACGAGATCTTCTTCGAGGCGTTCAGCCTCGACGAATCGAGCTACGGGCGCCTGTCCTGCGACCACGACACGTTCGCGCGGATCGGCGACATGGCCTGCGGCACGACCAACATCGACTACAGCCACGCCCTCTACGACGAGTTCCAGAAGATCCGCAGCTACCGCGACACGGAGCTGGCGATCGACCCGACCGGCTTCGCGGTCCAGACCTCCGGCGAGGCCGCCTACCGCGAGGACAAGATCGAGCTGCCGGATTCCTGGATGCGGGGCTTCCTGCAGGTGTCGAGCGCCATGGCGCAGCCCGCCCACGTGGTGGATCTGCACCCGGTCGACATGCACGCGATCCTGACCCGCCTCGCCGCGCGCCGGGAGCGCCACGGCCCGCGCTCCCTCCGGTTCCTGCTCGAGCCCGACCGGCCGGTCAGCGTGCTGATCGAGCCCTGGAACGAGCGGCTGACTTTCCGGCGCTCGATCTACCGCGGGGGCGAGGCCGCGGAGATCCGCCTGTGGGGGCGGCGGCGCCTCGCGATCCTGGCCCGGACCCTGCCGCTCGCCCGGTCGGTGCGGCTGCACCTCCTCGGCACCGGGCTTCCGAGCTTCGCGGTCGTGGATTTCGGGGGCCTGCGCTTCACCCTCGGCCTGTCGGGCTGGACCGCCAACGACTGGTCCCGGGCCGGGCAGTTCGACCTGCTCGCGCCCCGGGCGGAGGTCGACGCCGGCACCGCCGCCCGGGTCTTCGCGGCGCTCCGGCGCCACCACGCCGCCGGGACCGGGCCGCTCGCCGCCGAGACCGGCCTCGACCGGGCGACCGTGGAGGCGGCCCTCGGCGGCTACGTGCAGGCCGGCCGCGCCATGTTCGACCTCGACAAGCGGGTCTACCGCCTGCGGGAGCTGACCCGGGAGCCGCTGGCGCCGGGCGCCCTGCGCTTCGCCTCCGAGCAGGAGGCCAAGGCCGACCGGTTCCTGGCGGCCGGGCTGGTCACCCTCGGGCCCGTCGAGCCGGCGGGCGACAGGCGGCGCCTGAGCGGGACCGTGCTGGACGACGGCCGGAGCCTGACGCCCGCGGTGGAGCTCGATCTCGACGACCGCATGGTCGGCGGCACCTGCCAGTGCGGCTTCTACACCCACAACCGGCTGACCCGCGGCCCCTGCGAGCACATGCTGGCCGTGCGGCGCTTCTTCCACGCCCAGGTCGAGGGCATGCCCGCGCGGTGGCAGGCGTGA
- a CDS encoding zinc finger SWIM domain-containing protein — protein MARPDLRALTDDGLIQLANAGLVKRALREVAAGAGPALAEAGDGTVEARFADGTVTRLGPGRPPDAATCTCPASGMCRHRVALVVAYRAAVADGPVEGAAEGPTEETAERTAVPAAAAVAWDPGTLDGATVEAGLGGAAAAELRRLLAGGITVGLERGAVPAARLPTATVRFLVPDAVGYARCDCAAGGGCAHVALAIRAFREAAGAPEIRLGGAVPARTATAATPAEDGLAEAADRVVAGLLEAGVVSGPEAHDAALVRLRRAAERRGATQVLLAEAELTDQLAAYAGRHAAYDAAVVLALAAELLGRVRGGAVALGLGQPYETAMGKTRLVSLGARFLARGRGAAARVALADTDTGALLALERAFAPGEAEADVVAGLPGRLLSPGLSVAGTGQGQILTSVARRRADGLLALGQGARGRTALLPRDARVRLPAPLAARDVSSVLRRLADRPPAFLRPRDRLEAFHVFAVEAVLGQAWAPGAQTWQAAVELPEAGGTLHLARAYDPAAPHALDALAGACSGRWGPVRQVAGPVRIEDGALVCDPWSVSADRLVVPDLAAPDGAGHPIPPAPDLGPATLLDEAAALLANALHAGRRAFAASARAGGADLVARLAAAGHPATAARLSAFLAAPAAEPGPFARAALWVAAMRDDPGPAEG, from the coding sequence ATGGCCCGCCCCGACCTCCGCGCCCTCACGGATGACGGCCTGATCCAGCTCGCCAATGCCGGGCTGGTGAAGCGCGCGCTGCGCGAGGTCGCCGCCGGCGCGGGGCCGGCCCTCGCGGAAGCCGGGGACGGCACCGTCGAGGCGCGCTTCGCCGACGGCACGGTCACGCGGCTCGGCCCCGGCCGGCCCCCCGACGCGGCCACCTGCACCTGCCCGGCGAGCGGGATGTGCCGGCACCGGGTCGCCCTCGTCGTCGCCTACCGGGCGGCCGTCGCGGACGGGCCGGTCGAGGGGGCCGCCGAGGGACCCACAGAGGAGACTGCCGAGCGGACTGCCGTCCCGGCCGCGGCGGCGGTCGCCTGGGATCCCGGCACCCTCGACGGCGCCACCGTCGAGGCGGGGCTCGGCGGCGCGGCGGCGGCGGAGCTGCGGCGCCTCCTGGCGGGTGGGATCACGGTCGGGCTGGAGCGGGGCGCCGTGCCCGCCGCGCGGCTCCCGACCGCGACCGTGCGCTTCCTCGTGCCCGACGCCGTCGGCTATGCCCGCTGCGACTGCGCGGCCGGGGGTGGTTGCGCCCACGTCGCCCTGGCGATCCGCGCCTTCCGGGAGGCCGCGGGCGCCCCCGAGATCCGCCTGGGCGGCGCGGTGCCGGCCAGGACCGCTACGGCCGCGACGCCCGCGGAGGACGGACTCGCGGAGGCCGCCGACCGGGTGGTCGCCGGCCTGCTGGAGGCCGGGGTGGTCTCCGGGCCGGAGGCCCACGACGCCGCCCTCGTCCGGCTGCGGCGGGCGGCCGAGAGGCGGGGCGCCACGCAGGTTCTGCTGGCGGAGGCGGAACTCACCGATCAGCTCGCGGCCTATGCCGGGCGCCACGCCGCCTACGACGCGGCCGTCGTCCTGGCGCTCGCCGCGGAACTCCTCGGCCGCGTCCGGGGCGGGGCGGTCGCCCTCGGCCTCGGCCAGCCCTACGAGACCGCCATGGGCAAGACCCGCCTCGTCTCGCTGGGCGCGAGGTTCCTCGCCCGCGGGCGCGGCGCCGCCGCCCGGGTGGCCCTGGCCGACACCGACACCGGCGCGCTCCTGGCGCTGGAGCGCGCGTTCGCGCCGGGCGAGGCCGAGGCGGACGTCGTGGCCGGCCTGCCCGGGCGCCTCCTGAGCCCCGGCCTGTCCGTCGCGGGCACCGGCCAGGGCCAGATCCTGACCAGCGTCGCCCGGCGCCGGGCCGACGGGCTCCTCGCCCTCGGCCAGGGCGCGCGGGGCCGGACGGCGCTGCTGCCGCGGGACGCCCGCGTGCGGCTCCCGGCCCCCCTGGCGGCGCGGGACGTTTCGTCGGTCCTGCGCCGCCTCGCCGACCGGCCGCCCGCCTTCCTGCGCCCGCGCGACCGGCTGGAGGCCTTCCACGTCTTCGCCGTCGAGGCGGTCCTCGGACAGGCCTGGGCGCCGGGCGCCCAGACGTGGCAGGCCGCCGTCGAACTGCCGGAGGCGGGCGGCACGCTCCATCTCGCCCGCGCCTACGACCCCGCCGCGCCGCACGCGCTGGACGCCCTCGCGGGCGCCTGCTCGGGGCGCTGGGGACCGGTGCGGCAGGTCGCCGGCCCGGTGCGGATCGAGGACGGCGCCCTGGTCTGCGATCCCTGGTCGGTGTCGGCCGACCGGCTCGTCGTGCCCGACCTCGCCGCCCCGGACGGCGCCGGCCACCCGATCCCGCCGGCGCCGGACCTGGGGCCGGCCACGCTCCTCGACGAGGCGGCCGCGCTCCTGGCGAACGCCCTCCATGCCGGGCGGCGGGCCTTCGCGGCCAGCGCCCGCGCCGGCGGCGCCGACTTGGTCGCACGCCTCGCCGCGGCGGGCCATCCGGCCACCGCCGCGCGGCTCTCGGCCTTCCTCGCCGCCCCGGCCGCGGAGCCCGGCCCCTTCGCCCGGGCCGCCCTCTGGGTCGCCGCCATGCGCGACGATCCCGGGCCGGCGGAGGGCTGA